In Limnothrix sp. FACHB-406, the DNA window CTGATCTACCCGATCGGTCAAGGTTCGTTCTCTGACGGTATGCCTTTGGGCATCTCGGGCACCTTCAACTTCATGTTGGTGTTCCAAGCTGAGCACAACATCCTGATGCACCCCTTCCACATGTTGGGCGTTGCTGGTGTGTTCGGTGGCTCGCTGTTCTCCGCAATGCACGGTTCCTTGGTGACCAGCTCGCTGGTCAAGGAAACCACCGAAGTTGAGTCGCAAAACTACGGCTACAAGTTCGGTCAAGAGGAAGAAACCTACAACATCGTTGCAGCTCACGGCTACTTCGGTCGCTTGATCTTCCAATACGCTTCGTTCAACAACAGCCGCTCGCTGCACTTCTTCTTGGGTGCTTGGCCGGTTGTGGGTATCTGGTTCACCGCCCTGGGCGTGAGCACGATGGCATTCAACCTGAACGGCTTCAACTTCAACCAATCGGTTGTTGACTCGCAAGGTCACGTAATCGGCACCTGGGCTGATGTGATCAACCGCGCCAACCTGGGTATGGAAGTGATGCACGAGCGTAACGCTCACAACTTCCCGCTGGATCTGGCTGCTGGTGAAGCTGCTCCCGTAGCTCTGCAAGCTCCCGCAATCAACGGTTAATTCTGAAGGTTGTGAGTGCCTGCTAGCCTGAGCAAATCAGTCTAAGCGACACAGTGGAGGGGGGACGATCTTGAATCGTCTCCCCTCTTGCTATTGGTGATCCTGAGAAACTCATGCGGGCAGTGATTCGCAGGATCCAGAACGGTTGGAATCGCCCGATAATTGGGTTATCGGTACTGGTTGTGCGGCGGCTCCCGGGGAATTCGTAGGAATTCAAGATTTGAGGAATTGAAGGTTTATGTTGCTCGATCGCCCAGAAATGCATAGCGAATCTGATGTGGCGGTGGCGGAAGCGAAAGCGGCTGCAATTCCCACCTATGACGTAGCGATCGTTGGGGGTGGAATTGTGGGATTGGTGGTGGCCTGTGGGTTGCGCCAAACGGGGTTGAAAGTGGCGATCATTGAAGCCCTAACCCAGGCCACGGCAGCAAAACAAGCCCAGGCCTATGCCTTTTCCCTGTCTTCGGCCAAAATCTTCCAGGGATTGGGCTTGTGGGATCAGGTGCGATCGAGTCTGGAACCCTTCCGGCGCATTCGGCTTTCCGATTGTGATTGGCCCGATGTGGTGGAATTTTGGCCCCAAGATGCGGGAATGCAGACGGAGTTGGGCTATGTGGCGGCCCACAATACCCTGCTGGAAGCCTTGCAAGGGGCCGTGAATCGATCGCCCCATTGCACTTGGATTGGCCCGGCCACGGCCACCGTTTTGGACTACGGGGCCGATTGGGCTGAGTTGGTGATTGCGCCCAATGGCGAGGGGGTGACGGTTCCGTCGCGACTGCGGGCCAAACTGGTGGTGGCGGCGGATGGGGCCCGATCGCCCCTGCGGGAAGCGGCCGGCATTCCCAGACGCGGTTGGGCCTATTGGCAATCCTGCATTGTGGCCGCCGTCAAGGCTGAACAGCATCACCAAAACATCGCCTACGAACGGTTTCAGACCAGCGGCCCCTTCGCGATTTTGCCCTTGGGGGATGTTTGTCGCTTGGTGTGGACGGCTCCCCACGCGGAAGCCCAGGCGATGTTGGCGTTGGATGACCCAGCATTTTTGCGGGCCCTGAGCCAACGGTTTGGCCCCCAGATGGGGCAATTGGAATTGGTGGGCGGTCGCTATCTATTTCCGGTGCGGTTGATGCAGTGCGATCGCTACGTGGGGCATCGGTTGGCCCTGGCGGGGGATGCGGCCCACTGTTGCCATCCCGTGGGGGGACAAGGTTTGAACATGGGCATTCGCGACGCGGCGGCCCTGGTTGATGTGATCCAGGGGGCGATCGCCCGGGGTGAAGACTTTGGGCAAGTGGCGGTGTTGCGGCGCTACGATCGCTGGCGGCGTTGGGGCAATTGGGTGATCTTGGCGTTCACCGATTTGCTCGATCGACTCTTTTCCACCCAACTGTGGCCCGTGGTTTGGGTGCGACGGCTGGGCTTGGCGGCCCTCAAGCGGGTTCCGCCCCTGAAGTCCCTGGCCCTGAGGTTGATGACAGGACTGCTGGGGAAAATGCCGAGCTTGGGTCGCCTGGTGGATTCCAACCCTTGAGCGTTCGGCGATCGCCCCGCGTCAATTGGTGGTTACAGATGGTGGTTACAGCCGCGCGATCGCAGATTGGCCGATCGCAGATTGGCAAGCTGCTAGCCTAACCAGGCGGCCGGTGCGGGCCGGGCGGTCGATCGACCGGCGGGCCGCACCTCGTAAAGCTTGCCTTCATTCAGTTGCAAAACTCGGTGATGACTGCGCCGCACCCACAACTCATCATGGGTCGTGACGATCGTGGTTGCTCCCAATTCGTTGAGCCGCTCCAGGATCGCAATGATCTGTTGGGAGTTGTCGCCGTCGAGGTTGCCGGTGGGTTCATCGGCCAAAATTAAGGGGGGCGTGCTGACAATTGCCCGGGCAATGCTGGCCCGTTGCTGTTCGCCGCCGGAGAGTTGTTCGGGGAAGTGGTCTGCCTTGTGCAGCAGCCCCACCAACCGCAGGGCGGGCGTGAGACGACGGCGAATTTCCGCCTGGGGATAGCCCTGGGCCAACAAAACGAAGGCAATATTTTCGGCTACGGTGCGGCGGGGAATGAGTTTGTAATCTTGAAAAACGATGCCGATTTTGCGCCGCAGGAGCGCCAGTTGATTGCGATTGAGATCGCTAACCCGTTGCCCATCGATGATCACTTCGCCCCGATCGACCAGTTCTTCGCCATAGAGCAACTTCAGCAGGGTAGACTTGCCCGCGCCGGAGGGGCCCGTAATCATCAAAAATTCACCGCGATCGACCCGTAAATTAGCCCCCAACAGGCCGCGCTGACTGCGGTTATAGATTTTCACCACCTCGCGCAATTGCACGATCGCCGCCGCACTCGACCTCACACCAGCCATGGCCGTTCTGTCCTTTGTGGAGGGTGGGGGTCGTCAGGATGCCAAGCTTGGGCCACTGGGCCCGCAATCGCCTGAATCGATCGCCCTGTTCCACCCAATTGTTCGTTTTGGTTCGTTATGAGTTTAACCGCCGATCTCCTTTCCACCATCCCCGGCCAACCGTTGGCGGGTTTAGCGCGAGCCGATCGCCTGTGGCAACAACTCCGGGGGCTGGATGATCAGGGGGTCAAACCCCCCATTTCGGTAATTTACGAATCTTCACAAAATCTGGCGGCCGATCCTGACAACTGGCCGCCGGCCGATGCCCTCAGGGTTGATTTGGTGGTACTGGGGGGAACCTTGGGGATTGTGATGGCCACGGCCCTGGCCCAGGCCGGTTGGCGCGTGGTGTTGATGGAACGGGGACAACTGCAAGGGCGAGATCAGGAATGGAATATTTCCCGATCGGAATTGGCCGTTTTGGTTGAACGGGGGCTGTTGACAGCGGCGGAACTGGAGCGGGCGATCGCCTCGGAATTTAATCCCGTGCGGATTGCCTTTGCGGGTGGTCAGGAGCGATGGGTGCGGGATGTGCTGAATCTGGGAGTCAGTCCCGCCATTTTGGTCGCTCAATTGCGGCAAAAATTCTTGGACGCTGGGGGCATCCTGCTGGAGCAAACCCAGTTTGTTTCCTTGACCGTGCAGCCCGATCAGGTTTGGGTGCAGGGGCGATCGCTCCTGGGCGGCCCCACCGGAGCCACAGGAGCCGGGGGCAACGCTGCCTATGGGGATTGGGTCACCGCCCATCAGGCTACGGTCACGATCGGGGCGCGGCTGGTGTTGGATGCCATGGGGCATCAGTCCCCGATCGTCCGGCAAACTCGCGGCCCCGCCAAACCCGATGGCGTTTGTCTGGTGGTGGGCACTTGCGCCACGGGCTATCCTGCCAACGACAGCGCTGATCTCATTGCCACGACCACCGGCATTCAGGACGATCGCCAATATTTTTGGGAAGCGTTCCCCGCCCAAGCGGGCCGCACCACCTATCTGTTTTGCTATGGGGATGCCCACCCCAGCCGTCCCAGTTTGCACGACTTGTTTGAGGACTACTTCCGGCTGTTGCCTGCCTATCAAAACTTGCCTTCCCTGGAGGGGTTGCAATTTCAGCGGGCCCTGTTTGGTTTTTTCCCTGCCTTTCGCCAAAGCCCTTTGCAACCAACGGTCGATCGCCTGCTGTTTATTGGTGATAGCAGCGGTTTGCAATCCCCCCTCAGTTTTGGCGGCTTTGGGGCCCTGTTGCGCCACCTCGATCGGCTCTTGGATGGCATCACCAACGCCCTGCAAACCGATCGGCTCGATCGATCCCACCTGAGCCTGTTGCTGCCCTATCAACCGAATCTTTCCGTTACCTGGTTATTTCAGCAGGCCATGCGCGTGGCTGTGGGGCAACAGTTACCGAGCGATCGAATCAATCGATTGTTGGATGCGGTGTTTGGGGAAATGGCCGCAGCGGGCGATCGGGTACTGCGGCCCTTCCTACAAGACGTGGTGCAATTTCCTGCCCTTTCCATTGCCCTGGCCCGTGTGGCGATCGCCCAGCCGGCCTTGGTGGCTCAACTCATTCCCCAACTGGGCTTGCCTGCCTTGTTGGATTGGATGCGGCATTATCTCGCCTTGGGGCTATATCACGCGGGCGATCGCCTGGCCTTGCCCGCTCGCGAACCGGTGCGATCGGCTTGGCGCTACGGTTCTGGCAACGATTGGCATTCCTAACGGTTGGTTAATGCTTGGCTAGTGAATGCCGGGTTAGTTAATGCTTAGTTAGTGACAGCCTTTACCGATGATTGAATGGCGGATTCTGCTGATTGATACCAGCAGGCAAATGAATAATAAATTGAGTACCTTGATTGGGTTGAGAGCGACAGAAAATTTTCCCTTGGTGTCGCTCCGTAATAACTTGATAGCTAATTGACAGTCCCAAGCCTGTGCCTTTGCCAACGGGTTTTGTGGTGAAAAATGGATCGAAAATCCTTGCCTGCACGGATTCTGGAATGCCGGGGCCATTATCAGCAATGCTGATTTCAACCACATTTTCACTAGCGATAAACTGGGTGGTAATTTCAATTCGGCTAGGATTAGCCTCAATTTCTGCCTCGCTCCAGCCGGCTGTTTTTTGCTCCAAGGCATCGATCGCATTAACCAGCAAATTCATAAACACCTGATTCAGCGGGCCTGGATAGCATTCCACAGGTGGCAAATCGCCATATTTTGTGATTACTTCAATGGCTGGATGATCAGACGTTGCTTTCAAACGATGTTTGAGCAACAGCAAGGTGCTTTCAATGCCATGGTGCAAATTGGTGACACAATCTTTGGTTTGGTCAGTTCTGGAAAATGTGCGTAGGGATAAAACTAGCTGCCGAATTCGATCGGTGCCCACGGTCATCGAATCCAAAATTTTAATCAAGTCAGCTTGAATAAATGCCAGCTCTTCAAAGTCGATCGAGGCTTGACCGTTAGATTGGCTGGCTTGACCGGCATGGATTGCATAGACTTGCGTTGTGGCTTGGAGTAATTCGTGAACATAGTCCCGCACATAATCTAAGTTGCCATGAATAAAATTCACGGGATTATTAATTTCATGGGCAATTCCTGCCAAAAGCTGCCCCAACCCTGACATTTTTTCACTTTGAATCAGTTGCAATTGCGTTTGTTGCAATTGGTTCAGGGCCTCGCTGCGGTCTTGAACGGTGGCTTGCAGGGTTTGGTTGGTTTCGGCCAAAGATTGCAAAGTTGCCTCCACTTTGGCAGCCATTTGATCAAAGGAATGACATAAAAAAGTCAGCTCATCCATGTGCTGTCGATCGCGAACCGCAAAAGCGAAGACGGCCTCTGAAGTGGTGGCTTTTGGGGTGGCCATGGGCATGATTTTCTCCGTGGCCACCAAGGTATTGCATTTTTCTAGAATTGGCTTAAGTTGGCGATTGAGACGGCGCACAAAACCCAATACGGCGATCGCCAACAGAATGGCGGCAATGCTGACACTGATGATTAAAATGCGCCAAAGGGGCCCCAACACCACATCACTGGGAACAACGGCGATCGCAATCCAGTTGGCACTGGGAATTCGCTCATAGGCGATGATTTGATCTTGGTGATAAATAATATCGGAATTTTTGCTCTGCAAGATGGGCCACAGTTCGCGCAAGAGTGGCAAATCTCGATAGCTGGAATTGGCTTGAAGAGACTTGCGCTTCGGTGGGTAAGCCAGTAATTTGCCAGATCTGCTGAGAATGGCAAAATAGCCTTCATTGTTGATGACGGATCGATCGACTCGTTTGCTGAGTTCGGTCACGCTGAAATCTGTTCCTGCCACACCAACTAGGTTTTTTTGACTGTCATAGAAGGGAACTAAGTAGCTGGTCATGACAATATTTGACCACTCATAGGGTTCTATCCAAATTCCCTTTTGATTACCCACAGGAATTCGCCAGTAATGTTGGTCAGGATATTGATCGTCTTTATACAACTCTGAGTAAATCCAGTCGGAGTAGGGAGGTGGTAGGCGCTCACCGATCGGATTGGGCTGACCTTGATCGACATAAAAATATGGATAAAACCACTGACGATCGCGCAAAACCTGAAAGGCATTTTGGCCGAAGCCTACTCCCAACACTAAGCTGGGACGTTGTTTGAAAAATTCTAAAGTTAGTTGCTTATAGAATTCTGGATCTTGAATATTTCGATCGCGATTGGTCAAAACAGCCGCCGACAGAATTTCAATGTAGCGCTGCGACTCTAATAGTTGCCCTCGGGTAAATTCAACTTGGGCGTTCAGTTCCGCACGAATTCGCCCAAGGGATTCCCGTTCAATGGAGCGATAAAAGACGGCGGCCATGGTTCCCAAGGCCACGAGGGCCCCACCCAAAACGTAGAGAAAAAGTTGGGTGCTGATGGATCGAACAAGCAGGCGATCTCGTAATCTCTGGAGCCACTTGGCCAGCATAGGGATCAATAGTTGGAAAGAGCAGTGAGTTGCGAAGGGGATGCGCTCTGGGCTTGGCTTTGGTGACTAACAATTGTGGCTATTCCTCAGGAAATTAAGGGACTCTTGAGGTATTGGCTAGGACTAAATGGGCTTCATTTGGAGGAAATGGAATGGAGGATGATCAGGATCGGCTTCTTAATTGATTGGAGATCTGTTTTTAGCTATAAATAATTGCAATTGAGTGCTGATTCTTGATCTGCCAGTGCCCCTATTTTGGCATCTTCTTTTCAGAATTTTAAGTAATCGATGAAACGGTGGGGATTGGGCGATCGCCCCGATCGCAGCCTTTGGAGCTTTACGGATTCCAAGGGCAACCAACCGGATTCCTTGACTGAATGATTTGGGGAAGCAGACCTGTGGATGGGTGGCCGGAAGCGATCAAGATGAACAGTACGATCGCCCCCAAACAGGTTAAAAGGGGTGAGAATGTATTGTGCAAAACAATTTCTCGTTTCTTTCGCCATGACGTTTGCGCCCCCAGTTCAGCACCATGTTTTTCCCAATGGTTTGACGGCAATTGCGATCGAAAATCCGGCAGCGGACATTGTGGCGGCTCGTATCTTCATTAAGGCTGGGAGTCTGTGGGAGGCGCGATCGAAAGCGGGGCTAGCCAACTTGGTGGCAGCGGTGATGACGAAGGGTACGGAACGCTTGTCATCGATGGAAATTGCGGAGCGGGTGGAATCAATTGGGGCCAGCCTGGGCACGGATGCCAGCACCGATTACTTTCTAGTTAGCCTCAAGAGTGTGTCCCACGATTTTGTGGATCTGCTGTCCTTGGCGGGAGAGTTGTTGCGATCGCCCGCGTTTCCGGAGTCGGAGGTGGAACTGGAGCGATCGCTGATGTTGCAGGGGATTCGTTCCCAACGCGAGCAGCCGTTTTCCCTGGGGTTTGATCAACTGCGCCAAGTGCTGTACGGGCCAGAGCATCCCTATGCGTTTTCACCCTTGGGCACGGAAACCACCACAGGACAACTGACCCCAGCGGATTTGCAGGCGTTTCATCAAACCTACTTCCAGCCTGATCGGGTGACGATCGCGGTGTCCGGTTGCCTGAGCACCCAGGAAGCTTTGAAGGCGATCGAAGCAGTGTTTGGCGATTGGCAGGTGAGCGATCAAGTCATTGTGGAGCCGCAGTTTCCGCCTTTGCCCAACACCATTGAGCAACGGGCGATCGCCCAGGAAACTCAGCAGGCGATCGTCATGTTGGGTTATGGGGCCGCATCGGTGTTGGGAACGGATTCAACCGCAACCGAGCAACAACATCACCCGGACTATGCGGCGCTGAAGTTGGCCAGCACCTATTTGGGCAATGGCCTTTCGAGTCGCCTATTTGTGGAGCTGCGGGAAAAACGC includes these proteins:
- a CDS encoding NAD(P)/FAD-dependent oxidoreductase — encoded protein: MSLTADLLSTIPGQPLAGLARADRLWQQLRGLDDQGVKPPISVIYESSQNLAADPDNWPPADALRVDLVVLGGTLGIVMATALAQAGWRVVLMERGQLQGRDQEWNISRSELAVLVERGLLTAAELERAIASEFNPVRIAFAGGQERWVRDVLNLGVSPAILVAQLRQKFLDAGGILLEQTQFVSLTVQPDQVWVQGRSLLGGPTGATGAGGNAAYGDWVTAHQATVTIGARLVLDAMGHQSPIVRQTRGPAKPDGVCLVVGTCATGYPANDSADLIATTTGIQDDRQYFWEAFPAQAGRTTYLFCYGDAHPSRPSLHDLFEDYFRLLPAYQNLPSLEGLQFQRALFGFFPAFRQSPLQPTVDRLLFIGDSSGLQSPLSFGGFGALLRHLDRLLDGITNALQTDRLDRSHLSLLLPYQPNLSVTWLFQQAMRVAVGQQLPSDRINRLLDAVFGEMAAAGDRVLRPFLQDVVQFPALSIALARVAIAQPALVAQLIPQLGLPALLDWMRHYLALGLYHAGDRLALPAREPVRSAWRYGSGNDWHS
- a CDS encoding ATP-binding protein; its protein translation is MLAKWLQRLRDRLLVRSISTQLFLYVLGGALVALGTMAAVFYRSIERESLGRIRAELNAQVEFTRGQLLESQRYIEILSAAVLTNRDRNIQDPEFYKQLTLEFFKQRPSLVLGVGFGQNAFQVLRDRQWFYPYFYVDQGQPNPIGERLPPPYSDWIYSELYKDDQYPDQHYWRIPVGNQKGIWIEPYEWSNIVMTSYLVPFYDSQKNLVGVAGTDFSVTELSKRVDRSVINNEGYFAILSRSGKLLAYPPKRKSLQANSSYRDLPLLRELWPILQSKNSDIIYHQDQIIAYERIPSANWIAIAVVPSDVVLGPLWRILIISVSIAAILLAIAVLGFVRRLNRQLKPILEKCNTLVATEKIMPMATPKATTSEAVFAFAVRDRQHMDELTFLCHSFDQMAAKVEATLQSLAETNQTLQATVQDRSEALNQLQQTQLQLIQSEKMSGLGQLLAGIAHEINNPVNFIHGNLDYVRDYVHELLQATTQVYAIHAGQASQSNGQASIDFEELAFIQADLIKILDSMTVGTDRIRQLVLSLRTFSRTDQTKDCVTNLHHGIESTLLLLKHRLKATSDHPAIEVITKYGDLPPVECYPGPLNQVFMNLLVNAIDALEQKTAGWSEAEIEANPSRIEITTQFIASENVVEISIADNGPGIPESVQARIFDPFFTTKPVGKGTGLGLSISYQVITERHQGKIFCRSQPNQGTQFIIHLPAGINQQNPPFNHR
- a CDS encoding pitrilysin family protein, with protein sequence MTFAPPVQHHVFPNGLTAIAIENPAADIVAARIFIKAGSLWEARSKAGLANLVAAVMTKGTERLSSMEIAERVESIGASLGTDASTDYFLVSLKSVSHDFVDLLSLAGELLRSPAFPESEVELERSLMLQGIRSQREQPFSLGFDQLRQVLYGPEHPYAFSPLGTETTTGQLTPADLQAFHQTYFQPDRVTIAVSGCLSTQEALKAIEAVFGDWQVSDQVIVEPQFPPLPNTIEQRAIAQETQQAIVMLGYGAASVLGTDSTATEQQHHPDYAALKLASTYLGNGLSSRLFVELREKRGLAYEVSALYPTRLGPSHFVVYMGTAPQNVPEAIAGLQSEVERLIHHPIEAAELTAAKNKLLGQYALGKQTNAQLAQLYGWYEVLGLGREFDRTFQTAIAQVSAQDIQTVADRYFAAPHMVLTGPAAAVEPALLVTP
- a CDS encoding FAD-dependent hydroxylase, which translates into the protein MHSESDVAVAEAKAAAIPTYDVAIVGGGIVGLVVACGLRQTGLKVAIIEALTQATAAKQAQAYAFSLSSAKIFQGLGLWDQVRSSLEPFRRIRLSDCDWPDVVEFWPQDAGMQTELGYVAAHNTLLEALQGAVNRSPHCTWIGPATATVLDYGADWAELVIAPNGEGVTVPSRLRAKLVVAADGARSPLREAAGIPRRGWAYWQSCIVAAVKAEQHHQNIAYERFQTSGPFAILPLGDVCRLVWTAPHAEAQAMLALDDPAFLRALSQRFGPQMGQLELVGGRYLFPVRLMQCDRYVGHRLALAGDAAHCCHPVGGQGLNMGIRDAAALVDVIQGAIARGEDFGQVAVLRRYDRWRRWGNWVILAFTDLLDRLFSTQLWPVVWVRRLGLAALKRVPPLKSLALRLMTGLLGKMPSLGRLVDSNP
- the ftsE gene encoding cell division ATP-binding protein FtsE; translation: MAGVRSSAAAIVQLREVVKIYNRSQRGLLGANLRVDRGEFLMITGPSGAGKSTLLKLLYGEELVDRGEVIIDGQRVSDLNRNQLALLRRKIGIVFQDYKLIPRRTVAENIAFVLLAQGYPQAEIRRRLTPALRLVGLLHKADHFPEQLSGGEQQRASIARAIVSTPPLILADEPTGNLDGDNSQQIIAILERLNELGATTIVTTHDELWVRRSHHRVLQLNEGKLYEVRPAGRSTARPAPAAWLG